The Camelina sativa cultivar DH55 chromosome 14, Cs, whole genome shotgun sequence genome includes a window with the following:
- the LOC104739016 gene encoding uncharacterized protein At1g04910-like has protein sequence MRRLGHHRLHGKTGGVGTKGMVAKLSIGVIVLLICTLSLLFSANIGSSPQPTRPSKIKVEELWESAASGGWRPSSAPRSDWPRMFISSPTKETNGYLRVRCNGGLNQQRSAICNAVLAARIMNATLVLPELDANSFWHDDSGFQGIYDVEHFIETLKYDVKIVGKIPDAHKNGKTKKIKAFQIRPPRDAPIDWYLTTALKAMKEHSAIYLTPFSHRLAEEIDNPEYQRLRCRVNYHALRFKPHIMKLSESIVDKLRSQGHFMSIHLRFEMDMLAFAGCFDIFNPEEQKILRKYRKENFAEKRLIYNERRAIGKCPLTPEEVGLILRAMRFDNSTRIYLAAGELFGGERFMKPFRTLFPRLDNHSSVDPSEELSANSQGLIGSAVDYMVCLLSDIFMPTYDGPSNFANNLLGHRLYYGFRTTIRPDRKALAPIFIDREKGKIAGFEEAVRRVMLKTNFGGPHRRVSPESFYTNSWPECFCQMNPKKSSDKCPPDNVIEILDSRLESVRDPDSTPQTNSTATGLKR, from the exons ATGCGAAG GTTAGGGCACCACAGGCTCCATGGCAAGACGGGAGGAGTTGGAACAAAGGGGATGGTTGCGAAACTGTCTATCGGAGTCATTGTTCTACTGATCTGTACGCTCTCGCTGCTTTTCTCGGCTAACATCGGTAGCAGTCCCCAGCCGACCCGTCCATCTAAG ATAAAGGTGGAAGAGCTCTGGGAGAGTGCTGCATCTGGTGGTTGGAGACCCTCTTCTGCGCCACGATCTGACTGGCCTCGTATGTTCATCTCGT cTCCTACCAAGGAAACTAATGGTTATCTCCGTGTTCGATGTAATGGTGGTTTGAATCAGCAACGTAGTGCG ATATGTAATGCGGTACTTGCTGCCCGGATCATGAATGCTACGCTTGTGTTGCCTGAATTAGATGCAAACTCGTTTTGGCATGATGACAG TGGTTTTCAAGGTATCTATGACGTTGAACATTTTATTGAGACACTGAAGTATGACGTTAAGATTGTGGGAAAGATCCCCGATGCTCACAAAAATGGGAAAACCAAGAAGATAAAAGCTTTTCAG ATTCGTCCTCCTCGAGATGCTCCTATTGACTGGTACCTGACGACTGCTTTAAAGGCAATGAAGGAACATAGTGCTATCTATCTTACCCCTTTTTCACATCGTTTAGCGGAGGAAATTGACAATCCTGAATATCAGCGGTTAAGGTGCAGAGTGAACTACCATGCTTTGAGATTCAAGCCACACATCATGAAGTTAAGCGAATCTATTGTTGACAAACTCCGGTCACAGGGGCACTTCATGTCGATCCATCTTCGTTTTGAAATGGATATGTTGGCATTTGCAGG GTGCTTTGACATATTTAACCCAGAGGAACAGAAAATACTTAGGAAGTATCGTAAAGAAAATTTTGCAGAGAAAAGGCTTATTTATAACGAAAGACGGGCTATCGGGAAGTGTCCACTGACCCCTGAGGAG GTAGGTCTTATATTAAGAGCAATGAGATTCGACAACTCCACAAGGATATACCTAGCAGCCGGTGAACTTTTTGGCGGGGAACGGTTCATGAAACCGTTTCGAACCTTATTCCCTCGGCTCGACAACCACAGCTCGGTGGACCCCTCTGAGGAGCTGTCAGCAAACTCACAGGGATTAATAGGGTCAGCTGTGGATTACATGGTTTGTCTCCTCTCCGATATTTTTATGCCAACATATGATGGACCGAGCAATTTCGCCAACAATCTCTTAGGTCATCGCCTTTACTACGGTTTCCGTACCACAATCAGACCGGATAGGAAAGCTTTGGCTCCAATTTTCATAG atagagaaaagggaaaaattgCTGGATTCGAAGAAGCAGTGAGACGAGTAATGCTGAAAACAAACTTTGGAGGGCCTCACAGACGTGTATCTCCTGAATCGTTTTATACAAATTCATGGCCTGAATGTTTCTGTCAGATGAATCCGAAGAAGTCTAGTGATAAATGCCCGCCGGATAATGTTATAGAGATTCTTGACAGCCGATTAGAGAGCGTCAGAGATCCAGATTCAACTCCTCAGACGAATTCCACAGCCACTGGATTAAAACGGTGA